The Aerosakkonema funiforme FACHB-1375 genome has a window encoding:
- a CDS encoding LuxR C-terminal-related transcriptional regulator, translating to MADLQSLFQTVTQAKDEQELRSHISTQVGQYFAAKRSGLFFFDALPEKIRDRNLQKLMELALSTEHNPVLRYLVERHTPVHEALVVSPSSWRLICPRADHWHVMAGPIVSQGQLVGAIGFTRVREMPSFDTQNLMDLSALCLHLSTWVATVRSSQQLLKTNRLTPRELQIAELVAQGRTNAEIGAELWITENSVKQALKRMFRKLNVSSRTQMIAQLSANSKLSYPDSKVG from the coding sequence ATGGCTGACTTGCAATCTTTATTTCAAACTGTCACTCAAGCCAAAGACGAACAGGAATTGCGATCGCACATTTCTACTCAAGTGGGCCAGTATTTCGCCGCCAAACGATCGGGATTATTTTTTTTCGACGCGCTTCCTGAGAAAATACGCGATCGCAATCTTCAAAAATTGATGGAATTGGCCTTATCCACCGAACACAATCCCGTTTTGCGCTACTTGGTGGAACGACACACCCCCGTTCACGAAGCTTTGGTCGTCTCCCCTTCATCATGGCGATTGATTTGTCCGCGTGCAGACCACTGGCACGTTATGGCGGGCCCAATTGTGAGCCAAGGACAATTGGTCGGTGCAATTGGCTTTACCCGCGTGCGAGAAATGCCTTCATTCGATACGCAAAATTTAATGGATTTGAGTGCGCTTTGTCTGCATCTCTCGACTTGGGTAGCAACAGTGCGATCGTCACAGCAATTATTAAAGACAAATCGCCTCACTCCCCGCGAATTGCAAATTGCCGAACTGGTTGCCCAAGGACGAACAAATGCAGAGATCGGGGCTGAACTTTGGATTACTGAAAATTCAGTTAAACAAGCTTTAAAGCGGATGTTCCGCAAGCTTAATGTTTCCTCTCGAACTCAGATGATCGCTCAACTTTCTGCAAATTCAAAACTTTCATATCCTGACAGTAAAGTTGGTTAA
- a CDS encoding fused MFS/spermidine synthase, with product MNDREIWQISNLNAIKQRLNKVRSARPGCFFVQQSGNQYIKLTKTKSTITLGFSDRFNSPANLIQSELDFDRPLNLKSPYTQAMMLSLVWNGTPQKIYIAGLGGGIIPLFLHHYFPEAVIECAEIDPGILQVATNFFGLKLDERLSVAIQDGREYLAQQNANIKYDIILSDVFLGTGYSPYRLATQEFYELCQERLSKPGVLVVNLFRDDAFFADKLLTIKSVFAQVYVVFVAKIGNAIVIANNGDILQKREVIAKAKDLENRYQFEFPLAERALEIKMVTDLQECVPKLERARVLVDDFPPAGYFANLPAVNPAITRAGGSRFCMCGSGKLQNDCHDQTNLKIRSR from the coding sequence ATGAACGATCGAGAAATTTGGCAAATTAGCAATCTCAATGCCATTAAACAGCGGCTCAACAAAGTACGTTCTGCTCGTCCAGGCTGTTTTTTTGTGCAGCAGTCGGGAAATCAATATATCAAACTAACGAAAACCAAATCTACAATAACTCTTGGTTTTAGCGATCGTTTTAATTCCCCAGCGAATTTGATTCAATCCGAACTCGACTTCGATCGACCCCTCAATTTAAAAAGTCCGTACACGCAAGCAATGATGTTGAGTTTAGTATGGAATGGTACGCCACAGAAAATCTACATAGCTGGTTTAGGTGGTGGGATAATTCCCCTATTTTTACACCACTATTTTCCAGAAGCAGTTATTGAGTGTGCTGAAATCGATCCGGGAATACTCCAAGTAGCCACGAATTTTTTTGGCCTGAAATTGGACGAACGTTTGAGCGTAGCGATTCAAGATGGAAGGGAGTATCTTGCCCAACAAAATGCAAATATTAAATACGATATCATTCTCAGTGATGTTTTTTTAGGTACCGGTTATAGTCCCTACAGATTAGCAACCCAAGAATTTTACGAGTTGTGCCAAGAACGATTGTCAAAGCCAGGTGTGCTAGTAGTAAACTTGTTTCGAGATGATGCCTTTTTTGCGGATAAATTGCTCACAATTAAAAGTGTGTTCGCTCAAGTTTATGTTGTGTTCGTAGCTAAAATAGGCAACGCGATCGTCATCGCAAATAACGGCGATATCCTGCAAAAGAGAGAAGTAATTGCTAAAGCTAAAGATTTAGAAAATCGGTATCAATTTGAATTTCCTTTAGCAGAGAGAGCTTTAGAGATAAAAATGGTTACAGATTTACAAGAATGCGTACCGAAATTAGAAAGAGCGCGAGTGCTTGTAGATGATTTTCCACCAGCAGGTTATTTTGCCAATCTTCCCGCTGTCAATCCTGCTATTACTAGAGCCGGAGGAAGTCGTTTCTGTATGTGTGGTTCTGGAAAATTACAAAATGATTGTCACGACCAAACCAATCTAAAAATTAGATCGAGGTAG